TTAATCAGTACTTCGCCGACAATATGTTTGTTGGGGATGGTGACAACTTCACCATCTTCAGTTGAAAGCTGAGTATAAGCCAGGTGAATCTCTTCAACGACACCGCACACGTCGTTACAACGAATAGTATTGCCCACGACAAAGGGGCGGGTAATGATGATGGTAAAGCCTGCTCCGTAATTTGAAAAAACCCCTTGAAGCGCGAGACCTATACTTAGAGAGATTGCACCGATCGCCGCTATAAAAGGGGCAACGCTAATGCCAAACTTACCTAAACAGATCACGGCAACCATCGTTATCAGTAAGAGTTTGATAGTACTGCTGATGAAGTTGCTTAGGGTGACATCTACGTTGTGGCGCAGGCAGAGGCGTAGCGTGAGTCTTCCTACCCAGCGGGCGACAATAAGGCCGATGATCAAAATGATCACCGCCCCGATTACCTGAAAGCTATAGTTGACAAAGAAATCGATGATCAGACCGTAAAAGTGGGTCAGTGTGGCAAGTTCTTCCTGAATCATGGGGGGCGTCTCCTGACTCCGGTGCACCGGCAATACAGCGCCGGGCAGCAAATGGTGGGAAAGCTATGCACAGTCCATTTGATTAACCCAGGGACTTGATCCTGGCTTCCTTAGCTGGCGCGGAGACCTAACTCAGGTTCACTACTGTCCAGCAACTCAATGAATTCGATGAATTGATCGAGCTGCCTTTCATTGTATACCGGAAGTCCATTACGCATAAGTTCATCGGCAGTAGCACCGGAACCAGCTTTGATTGTACCGGTAAAATTACCATCATAGACTTCAAGGTTACCACAGGAGGGGCTGCGGGATTTTAACAGTGCACAGCAACAGTTTTCTCGCTCAGCAATCTCGATGGCTCGTTCTGCCCCAGCTAAAAATTGTGGGGTAACGTCTTCACCGTTAATGCCGGTGATGCGCAGCGGAAATTTATCCTGGATTTCAGCAGGCGGGCGGGGAATCGGTAAGCCTCCCTCAATTTCAGGGCAGACAGATACAAGGCGTCCTTGTCTGTTTAAACGGTGTATTAAATCGTTATCTATTAGGTTGTCCTTACCATCAAAACGGACCTTGTTCCCTAGTAGACACGCACTGATCAGTATTTTATTTTTTTTATTCATAATTCAGTTTGTTCAGATATTAAGTGTCGGCGCGGATTCTAACAGCTATGAGGCATAGAGCAATAAAACTAAAGCACGAATATGACGATTATATGATCTAAGGCAGGAGAAATATGCACAGATCGGTATTTGGCGTATGAAAAAAACTTCAGTTTTCTGTTTACGGCGGGGGTTGTTCTGGGTATATACTTAGGGGAATACCCTTATAGCGCCTGGGTGGTTCTGTGAGGTCATAAATAATAAGAACAGGAATACCCAATGGATCTGAGTTTCACTGAAGAGCAGCAGATGATTCAGGATGCCGCGAAACGATTTGCAGAAAACGAATTGGCACCGCAGGCAGAAGCACTGGATCAGACTAAAGATCGAAGTATTCTCAGAGGTCACTGCCAGCAACTGGCAGAGCTTGGATTTATGGGCCTGAATATCGATGCTGATTATGGTGGCACTGAAGCCGGTTCCGTTGCCTTTAGTCTGGCTGTGACCGAGGTTGCTAAAGCCTGTGCATCGACGGCAGTTACCATGTCGGTAACGAACATGGTTGCTGAAGTCATACAAGTAGTGGGTAGTGACGAACAAAAGCAGCAGTATCTGCCAAAAATTTGCAGCGGCGAATATCTCAGCGGTAGTTTTTGCCTGACTGAAGCCGGAGCGGGATCAGATCCTGCTTCCATGCGCACTAAAGCAATCAAAACTGATACTGGTTGGGCCATATCAGGAACTAAACAGTGGATCACAAGCGCAGAGTTTGCCGGGGTTTTTGTGGTTTGGGCCGTCACTGATGCAGAGGCCAGAAAAGGCAAGGGTATCACGTGTTTCCTGGTACCCGCAGATGCGGATGGCATTACGATTGGGCCTGCTGAAAAGAAGATGGGCCAGCACGGATCTGCGACTAACGAAGTTCACTTTGACGCCTGCGAGATTCCGGATTCTGCGATTTTGGGTAACCTGAATGAAGGTTTCCGTATCGCGGTTACTGAACTGGCAGGTGGACGTATCGGTATTGGTTCTCTTGCATTGGGAATTGGCCTGGCCGCTATGGAATACGCCGTTGCCTACACCAAAGAGCGGAAGCAGTTTGGTAAGCCGATAGCAGACTTTCAGGGCTTGCAATGGATGATGGCTGACCGAATGACTGAATTAGAAGCCGCCAGGTTGTTATTGATGAGTGCGGCGGATCGGAAAGAACGCGGCCTGAGTTATGCAAAAGAAGCCTCCATGGCAAAGCTGTTTGCCAGCGAAAAAGCGAATCAGGCCTGTTATTCCGCGCTGCAGTTATTGGGCGGCTATGGCTATATGCAGGAATACCCCCTGGAACGCATGACACGGGATGTGCGGATTACTTCAATATATGAAGGCACCAGTGAGGTGCAGCGCCTGATCATTGCTCGTGAAATTCTACAGGCTGCAGGCTGAGGTGTGACAGTGAACTTACCGCTTAAGGGATTAAAAATACTTGACCTGTCGACCTTGTTGCCGGGGCCTTATGCAACGATGTTGCTAGCCGATCTCGGGGCTGAGGTGTTACGGGTTGAATCAGCGTCCCGACCTGATCTGGTGCGTAATATGACACCCCAGGTTGATGGACAGTCTGCCGCTTTTAGTTATCTTAATCGCGGTAAAGACTCGATTGCACTTAATCTTAAGCACCCGGAGGCAAGTAAACTGATTGCGAAACTGGTTGCTGAATACGATATTTTGATTGAGCAATTCAGGCCAGGTGTCATGGCTCGTTTAGGGCTGGATTACGATACGTTGAAAGCGGCTAATCCGGCGCTTATCTACTGTTCACTAACGGGGTACGGTCAGACCGGTCCCTATCGTGATAAAGCCGGGCATGATCTGAATTATTTAGCGTTATCCGGTGCTGCCAGTCATATGGGACGTATGGACGCAGGTCCTGCGCCGATGGGACTGCAGGTTGCCGATGTTGCCGCAGGCTCCCATCCTGCAGTGATCTCCATTCTGGCAGCCGTTATTGGGCGTCACTCGACGGGTGAGGGTTGTTATATCGATATCTCTATGGCCGATAATACTCTGGCAATGCAGGCGTTAATGGCCCCCGGCGCTTTGAATGGCGGGGCAGATCCCACACCCGAAAGCAATTTTCTCAATGGCGGTAGTTTTTACGATTACTACCGTACCGCCGATGACAGGTATATAGCTGTCGGAAGCCTGGAACCCCAGTTTCGCAAGGGTTTGGCGAATGCGCTGAATATACCGGACCAACCCCCTCTGGAAACGGCTCAGTTTAAAACCCTGCTACAGCAGAAATTCAGGCGGCAGGATTTAGCCAACTGGTGCGACCAGCTGGCCGACCTGGATATCTGTGTTGAACCGGTACTGACGGTATCTGAAGCTGCATCTCATCCACAGTTTGCCGCGCGCAATATGATTGTCACGCAGCCGAGTGGAGAACAGCAGATCGCTTCTGCATTAGGGTTTGCCCAAGAAACAATAAGGCCTGCGCCCCGCTGTGGCGAGCAGACTGAAAAAGTAATGGAGGGGTTGAACTATAACGCCTCAGAGATAGAGAAACTTCGTTTAGCGGGTTTGTTTGATTGATGAGTTACAGCACCCGTTTGCAAGAACTATTGACCGTATTTGTTCGATAGTTGTGAGTTAATTTTAAGTACCAGCAGCTGGAAAACCCTGCTGGGCCTGAATAAACAAGATAAGAGGCTAATAATGACTATTTCTAATTATCAGGATTTTTATGACTCTTTTACACCAGCCCTGATAGAGGAAAAGCTGGTAGGTAGTCTCAAAGAGGGTTTTAACGTCTGTGAAGAGATCTGTGATCGCTGGGCAGAGAATCCTGATCGGGTTGCGCTTAACTATGAAGGGGTTACCCGGGAAGCCTCCAGTCATACATTTGCCGAGATGCAGCAGCGCGCGGCTCAATTTGCCAATCTACTGAAGAGCAAAGGTATCGGTAAGGGTGATCGAGTTGCCTGTCTGATGCCGAGAACCCCCGAATTGCTGGTAGTAGTGCTGGGTACGCTCAAAGCAGGCGCTGTATACCAGCCGCTGTTTACCGCATTTGGTGCCGGGGCTATCGAATATCGTGTCACCCAGGCCGAGACTAAGTTACTGGTGACCGATCCGGATAATGTATCCAAGCTGGACAGTGTCAATGGTTGCCCGCCGGTGCTGTTGTTTAATCGTGGTATAGCGGATGCTAAATATGCTGATCTGCCTGATTTTGAAGCCGAATTAGCCGCTCAAAGCAGTGATTTTGAACCGGTAAAAATCGGCGCTGATGATCCGTTCCTGCAGATGTTTACCTCGGGTACCGTAGGTAAAGCTAAAGGGGTTGCAGTACCAGCCCGTGCCTTGTTGTCATTCTATGTTTACATGCGTTATGCGGTGGGATTGCTGCCTGAAGATAGCTACTGGAATGTAGCCGATCCAGGCTGGGCTTATGGCCTTTATTACGCAGTGGTCGGCCCATTGCTGCTGGGCAACACCACTCACTTCAATGAGAACGCTTTTACGCCGGAAACTACTTATGGCATGTTGCGTAAGTATAAAATAACCAACCTGGCTGCAGCACCGACCGCGTATCGTTTGCTGATGGCGAATGACCACATTCTTGAAGGGGATGACAGCTTTAACCTGCGGCTGGCCAGCAGTGCTGGTGAATCACTGAATCCGGAGGTGATTGGCTGGGTTGAACGTCGCTTAGGCTGCCCGGTAATGGATCACTACGGTCAGACTGAAACCGGTATGACCGCTTGTAATCACCATGAGCTTGAGCAGCGAATTGTGCGGGTCGGTTCCATGGGCTTCTCTATGCCAGGGCATCGGATTGTCACGCTGGATAATGACCTGAATGAGCTGGGCGAAGGCGAGATCGGTGAGTTGGCAGTAGATATGGAAAAATCACCACTGTTCTTCTTTCCGGGGTACACCTGGGGTGAAAAGAATCCGTTCCGGGGTAAGTATTATCTGACCGGTGATGTAGTGGTCAGCCACGGCGATGGCAGCCACTCATTTAACGGCCGGGATGACGATATTATCACCACGGCGGGTTATCGGGTTGGGCCATCGGATGTTGAAAGTACATTGTTGGAGCATGATGCTGTAGCTGAAAGTGGTGTAATCGGTAAACCGGATCTTGAACGGGGTGCGATTATCAA
The genomic region above belongs to Amphritea japonica ATCC BAA-1530 and contains:
- a CDS encoding AMP-binding protein — its product is MTISNYQDFYDSFTPALIEEKLVGSLKEGFNVCEEICDRWAENPDRVALNYEGVTREASSHTFAEMQQRAAQFANLLKSKGIGKGDRVACLMPRTPELLVVVLGTLKAGAVYQPLFTAFGAGAIEYRVTQAETKLLVTDPDNVSKLDSVNGCPPVLLFNRGIADAKYADLPDFEAELAAQSSDFEPVKIGADDPFLQMFTSGTVGKAKGVAVPARALLSFYVYMRYAVGLLPEDSYWNVADPGWAYGLYYAVVGPLLLGNTTHFNENAFTPETTYGMLRKYKITNLAAAPTAYRLLMANDHILEGDDSFNLRLASSAGESLNPEVIGWVERRLGCPVMDHYGQTETGMTACNHHELEQRIVRVGSMGFSMPGHRIVTLDNDLNELGEGEIGELAVDMEKSPLFFFPGYTWGEKNPFRGKYYLTGDVVVSHGDGSHSFNGRDDDIITTAGYRVGPSDVESTLLEHDAVAESGVIGKPDLERGAIIKAYVVLKSQYEPSDELAAELKTHVRNRLSTHAFPREIEFMEELPKTPSGKIQRFILRNKAKDETDGLA
- a CDS encoding CaiB/BaiF CoA transferase family protein, translated to MNLPLKGLKILDLSTLLPGPYATMLLADLGAEVLRVESASRPDLVRNMTPQVDGQSAAFSYLNRGKDSIALNLKHPEASKLIAKLVAEYDILIEQFRPGVMARLGLDYDTLKAANPALIYCSLTGYGQTGPYRDKAGHDLNYLALSGAASHMGRMDAGPAPMGLQVADVAAGSHPAVISILAAVIGRHSTGEGCYIDISMADNTLAMQALMAPGALNGGADPTPESNFLNGGSFYDYYRTADDRYIAVGSLEPQFRKGLANALNIPDQPPLETAQFKTLLQQKFRRQDLANWCDQLADLDICVEPVLTVSEAASHPQFAARNMIVTQPSGEQQIASALGFAQETIRPAPRCGEQTEKVMEGLNYNASEIEKLRLAGLFD
- a CDS encoding DUF523 domain-containing protein, which encodes MNKKNKILISACLLGNKVRFDGKDNLIDNDLIHRLNRQGRLVSVCPEIEGGLPIPRPPAEIQDKFPLRITGINGEDVTPQFLAGAERAIEIAERENCCCALLKSRSPSCGNLEVYDGNFTGTIKAGSGATADELMRNGLPVYNERQLDQFIEFIELLDSSEPELGLRAS
- a CDS encoding acyl-CoA dehydrogenase family protein translates to MDLSFTEEQQMIQDAAKRFAENELAPQAEALDQTKDRSILRGHCQQLAELGFMGLNIDADYGGTEAGSVAFSLAVTEVAKACASTAVTMSVTNMVAEVIQVVGSDEQKQQYLPKICSGEYLSGSFCLTEAGAGSDPASMRTKAIKTDTGWAISGTKQWITSAEFAGVFVVWAVTDAEARKGKGITCFLVPADADGITIGPAEKKMGQHGSATNEVHFDACEIPDSAILGNLNEGFRIAVTELAGGRIGIGSLALGIGLAAMEYAVAYTKERKQFGKPIADFQGLQWMMADRMTELEAARLLLMSAADRKERGLSYAKEASMAKLFASEKANQACYSALQLLGGYGYMQEYPLERMTRDVRITSIYEGTSEVQRLIIAREILQAAG
- a CDS encoding mechanosensitive ion channel family protein — protein: MIQEELATLTHFYGLIIDFFVNYSFQVIGAVIILIIGLIVARWVGRLTLRLCLRHNVDVTLSNFISSTIKLLLITMVAVICLGKFGISVAPFIAAIGAISLSIGLALQGVFSNYGAGFTIIITRPFVVGNTIRCNDVCGVVEEIHLAYTQLSTEDGEVVTIPNKHIVGEVLINSFENTIVEASIGISYAADPDKAIELIKALLESNSAVVQTTAPQVGIADFGDSSVNIAYRYWVPSKQLFEIQFQVNSAIYSAFRETGIEIPFPQREVTLKTVLQE